The DNA sequence CGTCAATAACGCTGCCTCTAACTGAGAGAATCGAACCCAGGTTCAGGTCGTGCTTCGAGACTGTCTGCTGCATCTGGTGGGAAGTCCTTCCTGCTGGAAACAGGTCCTGTCGTCCTTCATTCTGCATCCTAGCAGAATACGCTTGAACTGACTACAGGTTAAGATCCGTCAAATTGACTGATTTCTCGAAAGAACTCAAGTGAAGGTAAATCAAATCAGAGCCTTTTTTCCGATCTTGATGCAAATCGAACCAGGTCGGTTTCAAGGTAATGGTTTCCCCCATAGAAGAACCGGGGATTTATCTGTATTGAAACTGTTCAGAATCGCGATAATGATGAGTGTGGAGGGTTCCGCGCTGATTATGATATGCGAAGCAGACAGAAAACTTTGATGTGCAAAGATCCGTTATTTATAATCAGAGGCAGTACACTCTGACAGTTAAGGCTACGGTTCACACTTCAGGGTCTAACCTTCAGTAGTGAAGCATCAAAAGATTTAGTACAAGGAGTGGAAGCATGGCGGCACAGGAACCTCTGGTGTTGTGGTTTGAGCAGATCGGGATTGATGATGTCTCTTCCGTGGGAGGCAAGAATGCCTCGCTGGGGGAGATGTACTGTAATCTGAGTGCCCGGGGAATCGCGGTTCCCAATGGATTCGCGACCACTGCCGCCGCTTATCGACTGTTTATGTCGGAGACTGGTCTGGATCAAAAAATCAGAGAGATACTCGATGATCTGGATACCGCCAATATTTCCAATCTGCAGTCTCACGGCAGGGAAGTCCGTCAGGCGATCCTGGCTACTGAAATACCCGAGGATCTGCGTAACGAAATTCTGCAAGCCTATCGTAAGTTAAGCGAGGACGTTGAAGGCGGCCTGGATGTGGCGGTGCGTAGTAGTGCAACCGCAGAAGATCTGCCAGATGCGAGCTTTGCAGGGCAGCAGGAATCGTATTTGAACGTGCATGGTGAAAGCAGTCTGCTGGATACCTGCCGCCGCTGCTTTGCCTCCCTGTTTACTGACCGGGCGATTTCTTATCGCACGGAAAAAGGTTTCGATCATTTCGATATCGCCCTGTCGATCGGCATTCAGAGGATGGTTCGTTCTGACGAATCCGCTTCGGGAGTGATGTTCTCCATCGATACGGAAACCGGTTTTCGGCAGGCAGTTCTGATTAATGCCGCTTATGGGCTGGGAGAAAATGTCGTCCAGGGGAGTGTCAATCCGGACGAGTTTTATGTGTTTAAACCGACTCTCAAAGAGGGCTTCAAGCCGATTCTGAAGAAAACACTGGGGTCGAAAGAGTTCAAACTGATCTATGATACCGGCGGGGAGAAGATGACGCGCAATGTTCCCGTGGATCCGATCGATCGGAAACGGTTCGCTATTGACGACGAAGACATTCTCAAACTGGCGCGCTGGGCCTGTCTGATCGAGGAACATTATTCAGAGGTCCGCGGGCATTTCTGTCCCATGGACATTGAATGGGCCAAAGATGGTCTGACCGATGAACTGTTCATCGTCCAGGCACGACCGGAAACCATTCATGGAGGCAAGGAACTTAAAGTCCTCAAAACATTTCATCTGAAAGAACATGGCCACGTGCTGGCGACCGGGCACAGCGTGGGAGAGCGGATCGGTCATGGTGTTGCCCGGGTCGTGGAAAGTGCTGAAAACCTGGATCAGGTTGAGGAAGGGGATGTGCTGGTGACCGACCGGACCGACCCGGACTGGGAACCAATCATGAAGAAGGCGTCCGCCATCGTGACCAACCGTGGAGGCCGGACCTGCCATGCTGCGATTATCAGTCGCGAACTGGGCGTTCCCGCGATCGTCGGGGCCGAAAATGCGACGACCGCGATTCCCTCCGGGGCGATGGTTACCGTTTCTTGTGCCGAGGGAGATACAGGGCAGGTCTATGATGGTCAACTGGATTACGAAGTTCAGGAGGTCGATCTGTCCGAACTCAAACATCCGCAAACCAAAGTCATGATGATTGTGGGAAATCCCAATGAAGCGTTCCGCCTGTCAATGCTGCCCAGCGAGGGGGTAGGGCTGGCGCGGATGGAGTTCATCATCAACTCCTTCATTCGAATTCACCCCATGGCTTTGCTGGAGTACGATAAGCTGGAAGATCCGATACTCAAATCAGAGATCGATCGTCTGACGGCGTCTTATAGCGATAAGCCCGCTTTCTTCGTAGATACTCTGGCCCAGGGAGTCGGAATGATTGCAGGGGCCTTTTATCCCCGTGATGTCATCGTGCGAATGAGTGACTT is a window from the Gimesia benthica genome containing:
- the ppsA gene encoding phosphoenolpyruvate synthase, yielding MAAQEPLVLWFEQIGIDDVSSVGGKNASLGEMYCNLSARGIAVPNGFATTAAAYRLFMSETGLDQKIREILDDLDTANISNLQSHGREVRQAILATEIPEDLRNEILQAYRKLSEDVEGGLDVAVRSSATAEDLPDASFAGQQESYLNVHGESSLLDTCRRCFASLFTDRAISYRTEKGFDHFDIALSIGIQRMVRSDESASGVMFSIDTETGFRQAVLINAAYGLGENVVQGSVNPDEFYVFKPTLKEGFKPILKKTLGSKEFKLIYDTGGEKMTRNVPVDPIDRKRFAIDDEDILKLARWACLIEEHYSEVRGHFCPMDIEWAKDGLTDELFIVQARPETIHGGKELKVLKTFHLKEHGHVLATGHSVGERIGHGVARVVESAENLDQVEEGDVLVTDRTDPDWEPIMKKASAIVTNRGGRTCHAAIISRELGVPAIVGAENATTAIPSGAMVTVSCAEGDTGQVYDGQLDYEVQEVDLSELKHPQTKVMMIVGNPNEAFRLSMLPSEGVGLARMEFIINSFIRIHPMALLEYDKLEDPILKSEIDRLTASYSDKPAFFVDTLAQGVGMIAGAFYPRDVIVRMSDFKTNEYANLIGGEKYEPEEENPMIGFRGASRYYHPRYRDAFGLECQAMRKVREEMGLKNMKLMIPFCRTVEEGRKVLEVMAEHGLKRGEDGLEIYIMCEIPSNVIQAEAFAEIFDGFSIGSNDLTQLTLGVDRDSEVVAHIFDERDPAVMDSLATAIQRVKASGRKIGICGQAPSDYPEIAAFLVKQGIDSISLNPDAVMKTVSRIVEVEAELDSQGSASQTRSDVTV